A genomic stretch from Edaphobacter aggregans includes:
- a CDS encoding SurA N-terminal domain-containing protein: protein MRVKRQRSTGGLGAVALAMTVALIGECVCFAQTAAVVGQAGSSATVASSVAGSSDARGTMLDAVVAVVNGDVILESDVDEERRFEQVQPYRRVAAEFQRERAIERLVNRALILQQAQLEPEEAITDAAVDAQLVTLKKDIPECKQYQCETDEGWQKFLADRGFTVEEFRERWRQRMVLLQFIEVRFRSGIRISDDEIRTYYEKTMLPEYAKQKATPPKLETISKRIEEVLLQQQVGALLQDWLRSLRAQGSVRMITPDGVAR, encoded by the coding sequence ATGCGCGTGAAACGTCAAAGATCGACGGGGGGCCTAGGCGCGGTGGCGCTGGCGATGACTGTCGCCCTAATTGGAGAATGTGTCTGCTTCGCACAGACGGCGGCGGTTGTGGGGCAGGCAGGTAGTTCTGCTACTGTTGCCTCTTCTGTTGCGGGTTCCTCGGATGCTCGGGGGACGATGCTCGATGCTGTGGTTGCCGTGGTGAATGGAGATGTGATTCTTGAGAGCGATGTGGATGAGGAACGGAGGTTTGAACAGGTTCAACCTTACCGCAGGGTCGCGGCGGAATTCCAACGGGAACGGGCGATCGAACGGCTGGTGAACAGGGCACTGATCCTGCAGCAGGCTCAATTGGAACCGGAAGAGGCTATTACAGATGCCGCAGTCGACGCGCAATTAGTGACGCTGAAGAAGGACATTCCGGAGTGTAAGCAGTATCAATGCGAGACGGATGAGGGCTGGCAGAAGTTTTTAGCCGATCGCGGATTTACGGTAGAGGAGTTTCGGGAGCGGTGGCGGCAACGCATGGTCCTGCTCCAGTTCATCGAGGTTCGCTTCCGCAGTGGGATTCGGATATCAGATGACGAGATCAGGACGTACTACGAGAAGACGATGTTGCCAGAGTATGCGAAGCAGAAGGCGACTCCGCCGAAGCTTGAAACCATCTCAAAGCGTATTGAAGAGGTGCTGCTGCAGCAGCAAGTAGGAGCGTTGCTGCAGGATTGGCTGAGGTCGCTGCGGGCACAGGGTAGCGTGCGAATGATTACTCCAGATGGGGTGGCACGATGA
- a CDS encoding translocation/assembly module TamB domain-containing protein: MSDLEKKAHEVGHEAKEHAKRAVAKVKRSLSGTVGMVLAWLLGSLTVLGLVLFGAFAWYSTTPDFERRVGKEVVTVLENATGGRVELGRIRFDIWHLEVEANNLVIHGLEAPGEAPYLAVDKILLRVRLFDFFSRATGTGGPARVSLNYLRVEHPRVHLIIDKDGKTNQPVPKHPRTSEKPVIDTLLDLKARQVELANGVALLNNRAIPFDLAARDLNAEVHYIFLSDHYGATMDLKDLRTRLGKEAEAESSLHVEAELGRDLALLTRLDLHTGQASHLTATGSLRHFGKPEWEATASGSLELKQIASLTGVDTLKGGSVDLNLNGHNCVVTPVEAQRKPRLWEKLHPEQHAKPGSKVLPPDPNCIAGYLLVGSAKIHKATYRDEYVRLHDVDGSAQIHITPKELLLTAMTGYLPGGGKAEGDLRISNWLGEVPAEAAVSPTAKAAVTTANKTATTIGAKPPVTGALKVPAVLPAHAYLTATVTAIPLRTIMDVTAPEDYGDLGFDTAVTGPVKVEWGGSTRDVSETVEVDGDLAMRPTGVRRMGALSDVPVTGHVKAHYTGSNETVRIEQITLQTPESNLVASGVLGVNLGDPLTALHVNLTVRDLGEYNQLLTTLGLEGNGNKGSAAIPVVLHGALEFNGTARGEVRDLNVKGHVQATDVEFALGSTDVQIDSLVADAEYSPNAGVVVASSTIHRGTAVLNASGEVRPRKEVSRRGVVTYEWDEGMAVDAMLQLANAQVVDVLQIVGQQKIPLTGSVVANAHAVGTIKNLSGSGHLALADGVVYGEPYESAVAELTVQGQDIEASKVVVKAHGMQLAGNGGYDLGSKRFHGHVEGHDLVLSKFETVKRAKVNADGVLTLVADANGTLADPGLKANLKLANVAYEGQAMGEAVAELHSQGKIAYLTANSTLVGAKVNLTGQAQLTDDYEAQARLTVAGLDIGKPLAMFGSGDVKAESLINGVATVNGPLKTPRLLSGTGEFNDVDVKLQGVELKAAEPLRLSLRNGIVTLEQVHITGQDTNIRVSGTAQLFGSTDPKGGRLDMKGVGTVSMAVLHTFDSDILSSGKVEFTVAVGGQMMNPTLSGKVQFDNVNIAIDGIPNGLSDMNGTLIFTEDRLQVQTLTAKTGGGDLKLGGSIRFRNGLFVDLTATGDAVRVRLYGLSATANANLRLQGTRQSSLLSGSILVTRFGIGQNVDLAAFSGIGGVSAPPDPSAPSNRIRLDVRVTSAPQLDFQNAFAKLAGAVDLTIRGTVATPSILGRIQITDGSATFAGQKYQLQRGDIFFSNPVRIDPTIDIDATAQVENYEITVGLHGTATNLKPTFRSEPPLSQADVFALLALGRTQEEAQLYQEKQLQAGTDPTTSALLGGALNATVSNRVEKLFGVGSVKIDPAFVGTLGNSSARITVQEQISKQITLTFATNVNTSAQQLIQVQYDLNRNNSIVVTRDESGVFSIVYKLRRRYR; encoded by the coding sequence ATGAGCGATCTGGAGAAGAAGGCGCACGAGGTTGGGCACGAAGCTAAGGAACATGCCAAACGGGCTGTCGCGAAGGTAAAGCGCTCGCTGAGCGGCACTGTGGGGATGGTGCTGGCATGGTTATTGGGTAGTCTGACAGTGCTGGGCCTTGTGCTGTTTGGAGCGTTTGCGTGGTACTCGACGACACCGGACTTCGAACGTCGCGTGGGAAAAGAGGTCGTTACAGTTCTAGAAAATGCGACGGGGGGGCGCGTTGAACTCGGCAGGATACGATTCGATATTTGGCATCTGGAGGTAGAGGCCAATAATCTGGTGATCCATGGGCTGGAAGCTCCGGGAGAGGCTCCGTATCTTGCGGTCGACAAGATTCTGCTGCGGGTGAGGTTGTTTGATTTTTTTTCGCGAGCAACTGGAACGGGTGGGCCGGCGCGTGTGAGTCTGAACTATCTTCGAGTCGAACATCCGCGGGTGCACCTGATCATCGATAAAGATGGGAAAACAAATCAGCCTGTGCCGAAGCATCCGCGTACGAGCGAGAAGCCGGTGATAGATACGCTGCTCGATCTGAAGGCTCGCCAGGTGGAACTGGCGAATGGAGTGGCTTTGCTGAATAACAGAGCGATTCCGTTTGATCTGGCCGCTCGTGACCTGAATGCTGAGGTCCACTACATCTTTCTGAGCGACCACTATGGGGCTACGATGGATCTGAAGGATTTGCGTACGAGGCTGGGGAAGGAGGCGGAGGCGGAGTCGTCCTTGCATGTTGAGGCGGAGCTGGGGCGAGACCTCGCTCTACTGACGCGGCTTGATCTGCATACGGGGCAGGCATCGCATTTAACGGCGACTGGAAGTCTGAGGCACTTTGGGAAGCCGGAGTGGGAGGCGACGGCGAGCGGGTCGCTGGAGTTGAAACAGATTGCTTCGTTGACCGGCGTGGATACGCTGAAGGGTGGATCTGTAGACCTGAATTTGAATGGTCACAATTGCGTCGTAACACCGGTGGAGGCGCAGAGGAAGCCGAGGCTATGGGAGAAGCTGCATCCGGAGCAACATGCCAAGCCTGGATCGAAGGTGTTGCCGCCGGATCCGAATTGCATTGCGGGATATTTGTTGGTTGGTTCGGCGAAGATTCACAAGGCGACTTATCGCGATGAGTATGTGCGGTTGCACGATGTGGATGGAAGCGCGCAGATACACATTACTCCGAAAGAGTTGCTGCTAACCGCAATGACTGGATATCTGCCCGGTGGGGGAAAGGCAGAGGGAGATTTGCGGATCTCGAACTGGCTTGGGGAGGTTCCGGCTGAAGCAGCTGTGTCACCTACGGCTAAGGCTGCGGTGACAACAGCAAACAAGACGGCGACAACGATCGGGGCGAAGCCTCCTGTGACTGGGGCGCTGAAGGTGCCTGCAGTACTGCCTGCGCATGCGTATTTGACGGCTACGGTGACGGCGATTCCTTTGCGGACGATCATGGATGTGACGGCCCCGGAGGACTACGGCGACCTTGGGTTCGATACCGCTGTGACGGGGCCGGTGAAGGTGGAGTGGGGCGGTTCGACGAGAGACGTCTCAGAAACGGTGGAGGTGGACGGGGATCTGGCAATGAGGCCAACGGGCGTCAGACGCATGGGGGCGCTCTCGGATGTGCCAGTAACAGGGCATGTGAAGGCGCACTATACGGGAAGCAACGAGACGGTGCGGATTGAGCAGATTACGCTTCAGACGCCGGAGTCAAATCTGGTGGCCAGCGGTGTGCTGGGAGTTAACCTAGGGGATCCGCTGACGGCACTGCATGTGAATCTGACGGTGCGGGATCTTGGAGAGTACAACCAGCTGCTAACGACGCTGGGGCTTGAAGGCAATGGGAATAAGGGGAGTGCGGCGATTCCAGTGGTGCTGCATGGAGCGCTTGAGTTCAATGGAACTGCGCGGGGAGAGGTGAGGGATCTGAATGTGAAGGGGCACGTGCAGGCCACCGACGTTGAGTTTGCATTGGGGTCGACGGACGTGCAAATCGACTCACTTGTGGCGGATGCTGAGTACTCACCTAACGCAGGTGTTGTAGTGGCAAGCTCCACGATCCATCGCGGGACCGCAGTGCTGAACGCGAGTGGCGAGGTGAGACCGCGCAAAGAGGTCTCGCGCCGTGGTGTGGTGACCTATGAGTGGGATGAAGGGATGGCGGTTGACGCCATGCTGCAGTTGGCCAATGCGCAGGTAGTGGATGTGCTGCAGATTGTCGGCCAGCAGAAGATTCCTTTGACGGGGTCGGTTGTGGCGAATGCGCATGCTGTGGGGACGATCAAGAATTTGAGTGGGAGCGGGCATCTCGCACTTGCTGACGGCGTGGTTTATGGCGAGCCCTACGAGTCGGCCGTGGCGGAGTTGACAGTGCAGGGGCAGGACATTGAGGCCAGTAAGGTGGTCGTGAAGGCGCATGGGATGCAACTTGCCGGCAATGGCGGTTACGACCTGGGATCGAAGCGTTTTCATGGTCACGTTGAAGGGCATGATCTGGTGCTTTCCAAGTTTGAGACCGTGAAACGGGCGAAGGTAAATGCCGACGGAGTTCTGACACTGGTTGCTGATGCGAATGGAACGTTGGCTGATCCGGGATTGAAGGCGAATCTGAAGCTGGCAAACGTGGCGTATGAAGGGCAAGCGATGGGGGAGGCCGTCGCTGAGTTGCATAGTCAAGGCAAGATAGCGTATCTGACTGCGAACTCGACGCTGGTAGGCGCGAAGGTGAATCTGACAGGGCAGGCGCAATTGACAGACGATTATGAGGCTCAGGCTCGACTGACCGTTGCAGGACTGGACATCGGCAAGCCGCTGGCAATGTTCGGGTCTGGGGATGTCAAGGCTGAATCACTGATCAATGGTGTGGCGACGGTGAACGGGCCTCTGAAGACGCCGAGACTGCTGAGCGGGACAGGAGAGTTCAACGATGTAGATGTGAAGCTGCAAGGCGTGGAGTTGAAAGCGGCCGAACCTTTGCGGTTAAGTCTCAGGAATGGAATTGTCACGCTAGAGCAGGTCCACATCACGGGCCAGGATACGAATATTCGAGTCAGCGGGACGGCACAGCTGTTTGGCTCGACGGATCCAAAGGGAGGCAGGCTGGATATGAAAGGGGTCGGCACCGTGAGCATGGCTGTGCTGCATACGTTCGATTCTGACATCTTATCGAGCGGAAAAGTGGAGTTCACGGTTGCGGTGGGTGGTCAGATGATGAATCCGACGTTGTCGGGCAAAGTTCAGTTCGACAACGTAAATATCGCGATCGACGGGATTCCGAACGGACTGAGCGATATGAATGGCACGCTGATATTTACAGAAGACCGGCTCCAGGTGCAGACTCTGACGGCGAAGACAGGCGGCGGCGATCTGAAGCTAGGTGGGTCAATACGGTTCCGCAATGGGCTGTTTGTGGATCTAACCGCGACCGGGGATGCGGTGCGGGTACGCCTCTATGGATTGAGCGCGACGGCGAATGCAAATCTGAGGCTGCAAGGGACTCGGCAGAGTTCGTTATTGAGCGGGTCGATTTTAGTGACGCGGTTTGGAATCGGGCAGAATGTCGATCTGGCGGCATTTTCGGGAATTGGCGGGGTAAGTGCTCCACCGGATCCAAGCGCACCATCGAACAGAATTCGACTCGATGTGAGGGTGACGAGTGCGCCACAGCTGGACTTTCAAAACGCCTTTGCGAAGCTGGCGGGCGCAGTAGACCTGACGATACGCGGAACGGTAGCGACGCCTTCAATACTTGGCAGGATTCAGATTACGGACGGGAGCGCTACGTTTGCCGGACAGAAGTATCAGCTGCAGCGTGGCGACATCTTTTTTTCGAACCCAGTGCGGATCGATCCTACGATCGACATAGATGCGACAGCGCAGGTTGAGAATTACGAGATAACAGTAGGGTTGCATGGGACCGCGACGAACCTGAAGCCTACGTTCCGGTCAGAGCCTCCATTGAGTCAGGCGGATGTGTTTGCGCTGCTGGCGTTGGGCAGGACGCAAGAGGAGGCACAGCTTTATCAGGAGAAACAGCTTCAGGCCGGTACCGATCCTACAACCAGTGCACTGCTGGGCGGAGCGCTGAATGCCACAGTGAGCAATCGCGTGGAAAAGCTGTTTGGCGTGGGAAGTGTGAAGATCGACCCGGCATTTGTGGGAACCCTGGGTAATTCCTCGGCGAGGATTACGGTCCAAGAACAAATATCGAAACAAATCACATTGACGTTTGCGACGAATGTGAACACGTCAGCGCAGCAGTTGATTCAGGTGCAATATGACCTGAACCGGAATAATTCGATCGTGGTGACGCGCGATGAATCAGGCGTTTTTAGCATTGTTTACAAGCTGCGACGACGATATCGTTAG
- a CDS encoding BON domain-containing protein: MNVTKSMKTAGLVVLVLALVAGGAVRARAQASGSSDAQIQADVAKALDNKKFANVKAAVQNGVVTLTGTVDIYADKEDADNRAHHRKNVKGVQNLIEVAGPTVDDVTLRDKLAEKLIYDRVGYGGTIAFNSFTIGVLNGVVTLGGTAYGPPDKDSAVSLVSHYPGVKDVVDNIEVAPVSPMDDRIRLAEARAIYGAPQLNKYAIDPAKPIRITVVNGNVTLTGVVDSQADKDVANIKANGVSGVFKVVNNLQVAGESKEK, translated from the coding sequence ATGAACGTGACGAAGAGCATGAAAACTGCTGGTTTGGTGGTATTAGTTCTGGCGTTGGTGGCAGGTGGTGCAGTTCGGGCTCGAGCGCAGGCAAGTGGTTCGAGTGATGCGCAGATTCAAGCTGATGTGGCCAAAGCACTAGACAATAAAAAATTCGCAAATGTGAAGGCTGCTGTGCAGAACGGAGTGGTGACGTTGACCGGTACGGTGGACATCTACGCCGACAAGGAAGATGCGGACAACAGAGCGCATCATCGCAAAAATGTAAAGGGGGTTCAGAACCTGATTGAGGTGGCGGGACCTACGGTCGACGATGTAACGCTGCGAGACAAGCTTGCGGAAAAATTGATCTACGATCGCGTGGGGTATGGTGGGACGATAGCGTTCAACTCGTTTACGATCGGGGTGCTGAACGGTGTGGTGACGCTGGGTGGAACAGCATATGGGCCTCCGGACAAGGATTCAGCGGTGAGTCTCGTGTCGCACTATCCCGGGGTGAAGGATGTGGTCGACAACATTGAGGTGGCTCCGGTGTCGCCTATGGATGACAGGATTCGTCTGGCCGAGGCTCGGGCCATCTATGGGGCTCCGCAGTTGAACAAGTACGCGATCGATCCGGCAAAGCCAATCCGGATTACTGTGGTCAATGGCAACGTGACGCTTACGGGCGTCGTGGACAGCCAAGCCGATAAGGATGTTGCGAATATCAAGGCCAACGGCGTTTCGGGCGTGTTCAAGGTAGTCAATAATCTGCAAGTGGCTGGAGAGTCGAAAGAAAAGTAA
- a CDS encoding UbiA-like polyprenyltransferase — MGSLWKSTAVTLEMIRWEHSVFALPFALTGAVLAAGGWPPVRVLGWIVVCMVAARSAAMAFNRLADARLDAANPRTAMRALPAGTLTSGFVGGFVLVSMVVFVAGAAMLNPLTLKLAPVALAVVLAYSYMKRVTRWSHLVLGLALGIAPSAAWIAVRGTLDVRIIVLTVAVLLWVGGFDVLYACQDFEHDRKVGLNSVPQAFGVQAAFWIARAMHVGMLALLCWLVVLFGLGKVAIVGVVLVALLLLYEHLIISPQDMRRMNAAFFTLNGVISVVFFGFVAVDVLMHR; from the coding sequence ATGGGATCGTTGTGGAAGAGTACGGCGGTGACGCTGGAGATGATCAGGTGGGAGCACTCGGTGTTTGCGCTACCGTTTGCTCTGACTGGTGCTGTGCTGGCTGCGGGGGGATGGCCTCCCGTGCGGGTGCTGGGGTGGATTGTGGTGTGCATGGTGGCGGCCCGGTCGGCGGCGATGGCCTTCAACCGGCTGGCGGATGCGAGGCTGGATGCGGCTAATCCGCGGACGGCAATGCGTGCGTTGCCTGCGGGGACACTGACGAGTGGGTTTGTGGGTGGCTTTGTGTTGGTGTCGATGGTGGTGTTTGTGGCTGGGGCGGCGATGCTGAATCCGCTGACGTTGAAGCTAGCTCCGGTGGCTTTGGCTGTGGTGCTGGCTTACAGCTATATGAAGCGGGTGACGCGTTGGTCGCATCTGGTGCTGGGGCTGGCGCTGGGGATTGCTCCTTCGGCTGCGTGGATTGCGGTGCGAGGAACGCTGGATGTCCGGATTATTGTGCTGACGGTGGCGGTGCTGCTTTGGGTGGGTGGCTTCGATGTGCTGTATGCATGTCAGGACTTTGAACATGATCGTAAGGTGGGGTTGAACAGCGTACCGCAGGCGTTTGGCGTCCAAGCGGCGTTCTGGATTGCGCGTGCCATGCATGTGGGGATGCTGGCGTTATTGTGCTGGCTGGTCGTGTTGTTTGGATTGGGCAAGGTGGCGATTGTAGGTGTAGTGTTGGTGGCTTTGCTGTTGCTCTACGAACATCTGATTATTTCCCCGCAGGACATGCGGCGGATGAATGCGGCCTTTTTTACGCTGAATGGTGTGATCTCGGTGGTGTTTTTTGGGTTTGTTGCGGTGGATGTTTTGATGCATCGATAA
- a CDS encoding CsbD family protein → MTLNKETVSGKFDQVAGKVKEKIGEATGNQNLANAGVADQIKGAAKETWGKVKDTANAANENVRAQADVKSESFSQRAEEKAHDLREKITTAAHNAKERIDEKLDHIKHDQQAERENTRRS, encoded by the coding sequence ATGACATTGAACAAAGAAACCGTCTCAGGCAAATTCGATCAGGTCGCAGGTAAGGTCAAAGAAAAAATCGGCGAAGCAACCGGCAATCAGAACCTGGCTAATGCCGGTGTTGCCGATCAAATCAAGGGCGCCGCCAAAGAAACCTGGGGCAAGGTCAAAGACACCGCCAATGCGGCAAATGAAAACGTCCGCGCCCAGGCTGATGTCAAGAGCGAATCTTTCTCGCAACGCGCGGAAGAAAAAGCGCACGACCTCCGCGAGAAGATCACAACCGCAGCGCACAACGCCAAGGAGCGTATCGACGAAAAGCTGGATCACATCAAGCACGACCAACAGGCTGAGCGCGAAAACACCCGCCGCAGCTAA
- a CDS encoding lmo0937 family membrane protein gives MLWTITIILFILWVVGLVSSYTLGGWIHILLVLAIIVLIFNLLSGRRAL, from the coding sequence ATGCTATGGACAATCACCATCATTCTTTTCATTCTCTGGGTCGTAGGATTAGTTAGCAGCTACACTCTTGGCGGCTGGATCCATATTCTTCTGGTTCTCGCCATCATTGTCCTCATCTTCAACCTGCTGTCCGGGAGACGGGCTCTTTAA
- a CDS encoding prephenate dehydratase translates to MGNSLKIAIQGELGSNSHMATMAMLGNENGLGIIACNVSAEVVARVVAGDVDGAVLPIENSLHGSVAEHYDLLLEEPLRIDGESQMRIRHNVIAMPGVKLADVQRVMSHPVALSQCRKFLAAHPEFEVAPFYDTAGSVKHVMEAVLRDVAGIAPELAARQYGAEVLLAGVEDHALNFTRFHLIRREDAPRVAGDVDKVSLAFAVEHRPGTLVAALERLADAGVNLTKIESRPVPGSPWEYVFYVDVRFDSRERAEAAIGALGAHCRMVKVLGWYRAASV, encoded by the coding sequence ATGGGGAATTCGTTGAAGATAGCGATTCAAGGGGAGTTAGGGTCGAACAGCCATATGGCGACGATGGCGATGCTAGGCAACGAAAATGGCCTGGGGATCATCGCGTGCAATGTTTCGGCCGAGGTGGTGGCGAGGGTGGTCGCTGGCGATGTCGATGGCGCGGTGCTGCCGATTGAGAACAGCCTGCATGGGTCGGTCGCCGAGCACTACGATCTGCTGCTTGAAGAGCCGCTGCGGATCGATGGCGAGAGCCAGATGCGGATTCGGCACAACGTGATTGCGATGCCTGGAGTGAAGTTGGCGGATGTACAACGGGTGATGTCGCATCCGGTTGCGTTGTCGCAGTGCAGGAAGTTTCTGGCGGCGCATCCTGAGTTTGAGGTGGCCCCGTTCTATGACACGGCGGGCAGCGTGAAGCATGTGATGGAGGCGGTGCTGCGCGACGTTGCGGGGATCGCTCCGGAGCTGGCTGCGCGGCAGTATGGTGCGGAGGTACTGCTGGCCGGCGTTGAGGACCACGCGCTGAACTTCACCCGGTTTCATCTGATTCGCAGGGAGGATGCGCCGAGGGTGGCGGGGGACGTGGACAAGGTTAGTCTGGCGTTTGCTGTGGAGCATCGGCCGGGAACGCTCGTGGCTGCTCTGGAGCGGTTGGCTGACGCGGGCGTGAACCTGACGAAGATCGAGTCGCGGCCGGTGCCGGGGAGTCCCTGGGAGTATGTGTTTTATGTCGATGTGCGGTTTGACTCGCGGGAACGAGCCGAGGCAGCTATTGGGGCTCTGGGCGCACATTGCCGGATGGTGAAGGTGCTGGGGTGGTATCGGGCGGCTTCGGTCTAA